From a region of the Labrenzia sp. CE80 genome:
- a CDS encoding C4-dicarboxylate TRAP transporter substrate-binding protein codes for MKHLFKLTALGLAMSCATAMPTFAQETIRAVVIDGYPARALWVKEFSEFFIPEVDKRLAETGNYKMDWQESYGGAIVKPKGVLEGIQLGLGDIGIVTTIFHSSKLPSQALAAVTPFVAPDARVVAKAVDEIAQEFPAMQNEFDKQNQVYLATGVVLDSYQVFSSQPIASPKDLDGTKVAGAGMNLRYLEGLNNAAGVRGGLTDFYNMVQTGLVGSAMLWPEAAATFKIAEVAPYMLKVDFGAVNSKTVTVNKDYWNKLPDEVKTVLREVAVEYRDHIAEISMDRAREALLKYMDAGGSIVEVDDLARTEWAEAMPDIAAEWAAGLDSKGQDGSGMLKAYLAKLEAGGYSGVRDWSTGLSN; via the coding sequence ATGAAACACTTGTTCAAGCTGACCGCGCTCGGTCTGGCTATGTCTTGCGCTACGGCCATGCCAACATTTGCGCAAGAGACCATTCGTGCAGTCGTAATCGATGGCTACCCGGCCCGCGCGCTCTGGGTGAAAGAATTTTCAGAGTTTTTTATCCCTGAAGTCGACAAGCGGCTTGCCGAGACCGGCAACTACAAGATGGATTGGCAGGAGAGCTACGGCGGCGCGATTGTGAAGCCAAAGGGGGTTCTGGAGGGGATCCAGCTTGGCCTTGGTGATATTGGTATCGTCACAACGATTTTCCACTCTTCGAAGCTTCCCAGTCAGGCATTGGCAGCCGTGACCCCATTCGTCGCGCCTGATGCGCGTGTGGTTGCAAAGGCCGTTGATGAGATCGCCCAAGAATTCCCTGCCATGCAGAATGAATTCGACAAGCAGAACCAGGTTTACCTGGCGACGGGCGTCGTTCTTGACAGCTACCAGGTTTTCAGCAGCCAACCAATTGCGTCTCCGAAGGATCTGGATGGGACGAAGGTCGCTGGTGCCGGTATGAACCTTCGTTACCTCGAAGGTTTGAACAACGCCGCTGGTGTGCGCGGTGGTCTGACCGATTTTTACAACATGGTACAGACCGGACTTGTAGGTTCCGCGATGCTCTGGCCTGAAGCTGCTGCAACCTTCAAGATCGCTGAGGTTGCCCCTTACATGCTGAAAGTTGATTTTGGCGCGGTGAACTCCAAGACGGTCACGGTCAACAAGGACTATTGGAACAAGCTTCCAGACGAAGTCAAAACCGTTTTGCGTGAGGTCGCCGTTGAGTACCGCGATCATATCGCCGAGATCTCCATGGACCGCGCGCGTGAAGCGCTCCTGAAGTACATGGATGCCGGCGGCAGCATTGTTGAAGTCGACGATCTTGCCCGGACTGAATGGGCCGAGGCGATGCCTGACATCGCAGCAGAGTGGGCGGCCGGTTTGGACAGCAAGGGCCAGGACGGTTCTGGCATGCTGAAAGCCTATTTGGCCAAGCTTGAAGCCGGCGGCTATTCAGGTGTTCGTGACTGGTCAACCGGTCTGTCGAACTAG